DNA from Fibrobacter sp. UWT2:
AAGTCTCAGTTCAAATTTGGCGTTTTAGAACTCCCTGTTTTGGATGGTGCCTTGTGTGGTGCGCCTTTCTATGTGGCTAAGGAAAAGGGGTTCTTTGCTGAAGAAGGCATTGATGCCAGACTGATTGCGGCCGATGGCGAAACCCGTAAACTTGGACTTAGCAAGGGCACTTATGCGCTCACGAATTCTGATTTCCAGTTTTTCCAGGCGATTGAAAATGGCGTAGATATCAAGATTGTCGATGGAATTCATGTCGGCTGCATTAAGGTGCTGGTGAAGAAGGGTTCGCCTTATAAGACTGCTGCTGATTTGAAGGGCAAGAAAATTGCCGTTGACGAAATTGGCGGTACGCCGCATCAGGCTGCGAGTCTTTGGCTTTCGCTGGGTGGCGTTTCGACCAAGCCAGAAGATAACCAGGTGCAGTTCTTGCCTTATGCCGACGGTAACCTTGCGCTTGAAGCTTTGGAACAGGGCCAGATTGATGCCGCTGCCATTTGGGATCCGCTCGCTTCTGCTTACGAAAAGTCGGGCAAGGCCGACGTGATTATGGATGTGGCAAAGGATCCGGTATTCGATGGCCGCTACTGCTGCTTCATTTATGTGTCTGCCAAGATTTTGAAGGAAGAACCGGCGAAGATTGCAGCACTCTTGCGTGCCATTCATAAGGCGGAAGCCTGGATTGCCGAACACCCTGAAGAAACGGTTGACATTATTGCCGAAGGCAAGTATTCCGAAATCGAAGATAAGGCGTTAGCAGTTGAACTGATTAAGAGTTATGTGTACACT
Protein-coding regions in this window:
- a CDS encoding ABC transporter substrate-binding protein, with the protein product MVNNFKIYLTALLAFGFAFVVGACGGENAEKKSAQQAEKSQFKFGVLELPVLDGALCGAPFYVAKEKGFFAEEGIDARLIAADGETRKLGLSKGTYALTNSDFQFFQAIENGVDIKIVDGIHVGCIKVLVKKGSPYKTAADLKGKKIAVDEIGGTPHQAASLWLSLGGVSTKPEDNQVQFLPYADGNLALEALEQGQIDAAAIWDPLASAYEKSGKADVIMDVAKDPVFDGRYCCFIYVSAKILKEEPAKIAALLRAIHKAEAWIAEHPEETVDIIAEGKYSEIEDKALAVELIKSYVYTSLEQRKTLGRDVKGDLRYFSEQLKKIGYLTLDSDKFVANLYEEVDLSK